One genomic segment of Panicum virgatum strain AP13 chromosome 2N, P.virgatum_v5, whole genome shotgun sequence includes these proteins:
- the LOC120658433 gene encoding protein COFACTOR ASSEMBLY OF COMPLEX C SUBUNIT B CCB3, chloroplastic-like → MEASLLVAPKPSMASIVSASARGPARRCLVVAAATTKEPGTRSSETVMMRARGGLLATAVAVAAASSTPVLPCHAWVLAGDLDPATAKTVAGVAGPALSALGFLFILRIVMSWYPRLPVTEFPYVLAYAPTEPFLAVTRKLIPPLGGVDVTPVVWFGLVSFLNEILVGPQGLLVLLSQQQQL, encoded by the exons ATGGAGGCttccttgcttgtggctcccaAACCTTCCATGGCCTCGATCGTCTCTGCAAGTGCAAGGGGTCCCGCCAGGAGGTgcctcgtcgtcgctgccgccaCCACCAAG GAACCCGGCACCCGCTCATCAGAAACTGTAATGATGCGAGCACGCGGCGGCCTGTtggccaccgccgtcgccgtcgccgcagcgAGCAGCACGCCAGTGCTCCCGTGCCATGCTTGGGTGCTGGCAGGCGACCTGGACCCGGCGACGGCCAAGACGGTGGCCGGCGTGGCGGGGCCGGCGCTGTCGGCGCTGGGCTTCCTCTTCATCCTGCGGATCGTCATGTCCTGGTACCCGAGGCTCCCCGTGACGGAGTTCCCCTACGTGCTGGCGTACGCGCCCACGGAGCCCTTCCTCGCCGTCACCCGAAAGCTCATCCCGCCGCTCGGCGGCGTCGACGTCACACCCGTCGTCTGGTTCGGCCTCGTCAGCTTCCTCAACGAGATCCTCGTCGGCCCGCAGGGCCTGCTCGTCCTGCTCTCGCAGCAACAGcagctttga